The Lepisosteus oculatus isolate fLepOcu1 chromosome 28, fLepOcu1.hap2, whole genome shotgun sequence genome includes the window cacagacaaagagaagcttggggtcagagtgcagggtcagccgtttatacggcgcccctggagcagttgggcccctgagcaaggcccttaaccccaacggagtaggattcctctgctggttgCAGGGTTCgtaccggcaaccttccagccacaggtgcagatccttagccccagaacatacagtagcattatTTGCAGATAAACCTGAAACCAAATTTGGGGTACATGTTGAGAGGGGTTTCTTGAGAAGGGGTCCCCCAGCCAGGAAATGTTGCCCACCCCTGTCCTTGAGGTTGTGTGGAGGGAGTGTTTTCTGCATGAGGCAGGCTGGGAGTTTCAGCGAGGCGTGCTGATAGTGAGTCAGTGGCCAGGGGTGAGTGAGAGTGCATTGTCTTAGTCTAAGCCATGTTTCATGTCCACACAAAGAGCAGGTTGTACAGCAACAGCTGCTGTCGATTCCACACAACTGAGCTCATCGCACGTACTGATGACGGCAAACAGAAATGACTAAAAAAACACCTCTGCTGTTGCAAAACTATTATTTCCCTTAAGTCAACCTTGCACCTGAAgtgtaaatacaatattaaattacTGATGCCAGTAATTACCAGTAAATTATTCTTACTCACTTCAGTGACTGGAAAGAATGCTCTTTGTCACAGTAATTATTAAGTTTCAGTTACTGAACAAATAAAGTTAAGCagtcttaaaacaaaaaaacaagcttCTGTAATCTTGGTGTCTCCTGGTGATTTCTCAGTGTTAACTGGGGTAACAAGCTGCTACACTAGCAGGAAATTCCCTAAGGCAAATTAAAGTATTCCAGCAGTAGAAATCTATTGTCATCATATCGTGCGTGAATTTATACTCTTGTGTGGGGGTGGTTTTTGGGGGCCTGCTGTGTTTGCTGAAAATTCCAGAGTGTAACATGGAAAgcattttttgctgttttatgaCTGAGAAAACAAATTACCCTTTTTGGAAGATCCTGCAACACTTcgttgttctttttatttttaaagaaagttaaTTAGTTAAGAGTGGTTGAGGTTTTGATATATGTCTGCGGAAGAGTAAATTCGTTGCAGTCTGTAATAAGTTGGGGGGGGGAACCCAGTTTCTTCAGTCCACTTTAGGTTAGTGCAGTTGTGATGGTCCCCCTGCAGAGTGCAGCAAAGGGTGATGAGGCTGTATTGCTGGACTGTGCAGAGAGATGTGCCTGAAGGCAGCTGTCCAGCAGAAACCACGACCAGTGCCACTAGACACTTTAACACTCGTTGTCGGTAAATGCACTTTTATACTTACAAAAACCTCTCTTTGTGCTCCGAGGCTACGGCTGCTGGTTCTGCTTGCCAGTGACAGGGCAGAGGAGGAGATGTTGTGCCTTTGCCTTGTCCGTATTGCTCCAGCCCCTGCTTTTGTAGTTTACTCCTCAAAGCACTCTGAACACGGACCACCCTGCAGCCCTGCACCAGAAGCATGAGGGAGCTTAGCGCTGGCAATGCGTGGATCACATTTGTGGAATAAAAATAGCGTATGAATAACGTCAGCACAAGTGTTAAGACCATCAAGTTCAGGCAGAGCATGGAGAAGACTGGGGGGGTCTGTGCACGTGGTGCTATAAAGAGCAGACAAAGGTCACTCAACCTTCCATGTTGTGCTGTGAGGCATGGGGAGAAATCGCTCTGAACCCCCCCCTGGCACTGCGAGGCCTGGTGAAATCGAGGTAACCTGAGGACAGGGGTGAAAGCTGAAACTGGTGCTGTTGTCATCATTGCGCTCATGACACATTAACAATAACAGGCTGGTGTATCTCGGGAAGCGGGGCAGAATTAAAAATAGATGCCATTTGCTCCTAGTATCTATTTGTTCCCGAAAGCACGTGGTGTTCCGGCAGCGGAGTCTAGAGAAAAGCAGCTCGTGCCAGTGCAGCGCAGCAGACCTGTCCAGACTGTGACGAGCAACATGCCCTACAGTTTCTGCTGCAACAAGGTGCCGGGCGCTTCAGGGCAGTTCTCTCAACGCCTCCTTTTTTTATAATGGACCGGCAAGGTGAATGTCGGGCTCCAGAGTGAAAACTGCAGAAAAGGTAGGATGACTCCAATGTTTAGAGCTCGGTCTTCCTTAGTGTATGGTGACAAGTTCTATACTTTCATTTATGCATACATGTTGCAATAGCATTCAAGAGTAAAACAGCGTAGTGCCTTATTCATTAACATTAAGGAGCTTACTCTTTTTGAGTAAGAACTGCAAGGGAGACATGTTTAATGTTGTTCTGCCCTTGCAAAGCTGTGCTGTGACCTGTTGATTCTCCACTGTGACACTGCTCAGGTGAGCCGTCTTGGTAGTGCTGCGTCTGTTGTTTTCAGTGGTGTGGCCTGGCTGTGGTACAAGACTTCTTAGATGGGCAGGAAAAACTCAGACGAGTTGCAGGCTACAGGTGTCCAAAGAACCTTGCGACCATCTGCAAGAAGCCTTTGGATTTCTGAATGGTTTGAGAAGGGAGAGAGATGATGATCCTGCTGGTCAGTGAGCCAAAAGGTGTGTTTTTGTTGGGCATCTGACCAATCGCCTTACTCATCTAGCTGTCCTGTCACTCAAAAGGTCAGTCGGTCACTTCACGTGAATCACTGAGTGCCGATAATCCTTGATTTGCTGTGTCACTGCTGCCTGTGGTTCAGGCTGCTTTCTGAACCCTACACGTTTCACAGAAGACCCCTTAAAAGCAGAGCTTCCCTGAGACTCTGCCTCCCTTGCGTACTTGCCTAGTTTTCTTACTCGGCAGTGTCCCCTTCTATACAGCATCACCATCGCTTCGTCTTTCCCACGCTTTTAAAAAGTTGTGTGTTTGGGATCTAGAATGTGTCATGGGTGCTGCTGATAAAGATTCCCTGCAGAGTTTTTGGTGCAGgttaaaggggagctgcaaAGCTCTTTTCATATctgggggttagaaagaatcagcattgagtacatttcaaaccacaataaaactaaaatgtacacagtgacttgtaaaacctccactTTACATCCCAAAACAGATGAAAGTCCCAGGTATGTGCAGCgccatgttctgtgattcagaacgaaGTTGTAGACAaccaggcttgtgaatacatctcttttaatccagcaGAAGTATTGTTTTCTATTTCATCATGGTTTTGCCTAAAAATACTACTTGGTTGTTAAccctgcatgcagatcacgttggaagaTTCTTGTGGTGAAATGCCTGCTGTTTTATTCTCTCGTACGTCACGTTAGTCGTTATGATTCAGCCCTGCCTGCCCGTGTCGCTGGTCGAGGGAACTCGAATGCGATCTTGCGACTTGGCGActtgcagtactttcacaaaattcccGATAATaggcttaatttgaaatttgtaggTTTTACTATAACGTCAATGAATTTAGTTTAAAGCAAtgtaataaccagtctgagcaGCTGGGCCTGTGGTTTCTCTCTAAGTGTTATTTGCACAAGTTTCTAATAGTGGGTGACAGATCAGCCCGTTTCATGGAACCGAGTGGCTGCAGAGAAACGTCACCACATATAGTTCAGGGTAGCGAACAGCTAAGGCAGTGACTGTCGAAGCCCCCCCCTCGTCTTCGGTCCCTGCCGATAGATGAGGGCGGTTGTTAGCTTTTCTTTCTCCTGTAAACTGCACGTTGGGGAGACCTTGGTACGCTCAGGCCGCAAGGTTTCGCAAGTCGCCCCGTGCGGCTCATACCTTCTCAAACACGAGCCTGTATAAAAAACAGGCTTGGTCCCCAGCAGTGTTAGCACAGTCTGGAACGAACAATGGCTCTTTGTGGAGACAGGAAGCATAATACTCTTCTCGGCTACCCTGCTCCAGTTCCAGGAACTTGTCATCCAAGCATTACAGCAATTGCCTCACGTTAGCTTACCTAATCTAggcaatttgttttgtttcaagaCCATGCAAACTGCTCACATTCTTTGTCTAGCGCAACGGCACGTTGTTTCCTGTGCAGTAACACTGGGGGATAGTTGAGGCTACACAACCTATCCCAGCTGGAAGGGGCTAGAGGCACTGCCCAGTGCAGCAGGTGAATAAAAAAGGCCTTGTAAATTGTATGTGCACTGTTTTTAGGTAGCTTGCCAGCATAGGATACCTCTTGTTTTCTCTGCCTCCCAAGTGCTTTAATGCTTCTCTGAGAGAAATTGGGAGGGCGACTGCATTTGCACAGCAAGAACAGCAATCGGCCCACTTGAAAAGGCACAAAAGGAACGTAAGTGCTTTCATTAACTGGCTCACACAAAAGATTGAGGCATGCACTGCAGCACGTGCCGatccaagaaacagctggacacATGCACACCCACACGTAGCTACAACACGCGCTGACAAACAGAagtgtgcagagagagagagagaccttcACCCAAACAACCACTCTTATTGTATCTCTGAAGGAGTTCACTGCCAACAAGAGGATAGATGTGCATGAAGTTATGTTGTTGTTGCTCCCAGTCTTGGGATCTTGAGCTAATCTGCCATAACATCATAACAACCACTATGCAAGAATAGTGTCAAGTAGGTAGAACTGCGCAAACTATTTATTGCACATAATTAGTGAATAACTCCGAGCCAGGGTGCCAATATGTCTAGAGCTGTAACCTGGAGTGTCGAGTCATATCACATATATCTAGTTTGCTCTTAATGGAAAACTGTACACAGAAAGGACAAATTTAGTTTTGCAACACTTTTCTTTAATGTCTAGGAAccaatgctacagtatgtctgtagaAAGGGTACTTTGTAcctgcattaaggaaggaacaGAAGTTCTTTTCAGGACTGAccatgtttttgttggttggtgtGAAGGTGAATCTTATTCTGCTTATCAATGAGGTATCGCCAATTAACTGAGTTTTCATCCTGTTAATATGGAATAAAGTGCAGGTATTAACTTCAGCCCACACAATCACAACCCCTTGTTGACACACAGATGTTCCCCTGCAGACATATGACAATTGCATGACAGGCTTGTGCGCAgaaacacgcacacacaaacatgATAGGCTGAAAAActggttttgttattttattattgtgctTTTATAAGTGCAAGAGGGCAGGCTCGTTCCTGGGTAGCTAAATGTAGAAAATCCTCAGTCGAtcttgtgctgctgctgctgttgcaggTTTGTGATGAGTGCAAGATGTTTGTCATGAGCAGCCATCTGAAGGATACTCCCAGTGATGTGCTGCAAGAGTGCAGACGTCTATGTAGTCTTTCTTCTTTGAATGTTTAACGCTGCACATGGGTAAATAATAAATTAGGTTTTCAGGTTGAATTTGAAAGCACTGCTGGAGTCCTAAGCAGGGAGTGTTGCACTGTCTTGGTGCatgagcagtgtgtgtcagaAGGTCATGTCATCCTACTAGAAGCCTAGACAGTGTCGTATTCCCCTGTGGCAGGAGACCCAGCCTTTTCACTGTCTAGGGAGCTATGTGACTGAGCCTGCGAGCAACAGTGATCAGATATGGAGAGTGGCAGAACAGAGGCACACCGGACATGAATATTGTCCATGGTCTTCTCTGCCTCTACAGTAGTAGCTGTGGAAAGCTCCTCAATAAGCGCAGCTCAGGGTGGTAAATTGTAAGAGTAGATCAGTAACTAAGCCTGGCTGTGATCCACAAGTGTAAAAATGAACCTGCCCAAATGTCTTGGGGGTTTTGCTATCGCCCACAGAGGATGCTATGGAGAACGAGGGGCCACCACGAGGAGTCTGCAAGGAGATGGACAGACAGGGGGATGATGGGATGAATGGACAGGAGGCTCACCCCAGTGGTGCTCTGAGCCCCGAGACAGACGACTTTCCCAGCCCCAAGACCACCAATCCCCCCACTGTGAAACGCTCTCAGCCACTCGGAATAAGTAACGGCAGGTACTACTATGGATTCACAGCTATGTATCAATGGGTTGAACAAAAGAAGTGATACCCACCTTTCAGGTGGAAATGTTTTCTCTCAAGGTGCTGTTACTAAGACATTAGGTTATTGGACGGCCCTTTTTTACAGTCAGCACTAATTACTCTGTACGTGTCCTTACGGAGTTCTTAATGCTGTGCGTTCAGATTGTTTattttagtactgtatatattgcttTTACAAGCTAAGAAATCCTATTTAATAGCAGCTTTGTGCTGTTGGTTGTTGAACTACAGAAAATATATCAATCTTCTTCCAGATCCAAAGGGGAGGAGTCAAAGACCATATCATTGCCTTCAATACCCAATCCCTTCCCAGAACTCTGTAGTCCCTCCAACTCCCCAATCCTGATTGGCACACCACTGGGAAAGGGCACGCCTCCTTCGGGCAACACACATGTAAGTGAGATTGATTGCGGTGAGCGGGTCTCTTTTCTGATGTCAAAACGAGTTGATGACAAATACCCATCTTCTGCTGTGGTCAAGCAGCCAGTTCCCCACCACAGATTAGGAATCACGTTTGTGAGATTGAAGGAGTTTTCACACCGAATAGGAATGCACGCCAAGATGTCAGTCAAGAGCTAATTGATCTTACAttttgcttctttcaagaaccaACTGGATTGGCTTCAGAAACATGGCTGGGGTAGCTCACTCCATACTCCTGCAGCCCTTTGAGCGAAGCACCTCCTTTTCTCACTTTTAAGTGCTCTTTCATGCAGTTTCTATAGCGGCGCTCTCCCTCAACAAGCATTGTTCGGAACAAGCCGGAACgtgggattttttaaaaaaaagatggggAGAAACCCAGACGTACGTGATGGTGTTCGTCACGGGCTGCCGGCCGTGTTTTCAGCGGTGCGTTTCCCAGCATGCCCTGGTCTTGGCAGCGCCTTGGTTGTTGACACAGTTGTGGAGGTGCAGACGGCGGTGTGGCGCTCTGGTATGCGATGGCGTGTCGTGTGCGCCGTCGCTTGGAATGCCTTCTCCTGGGGCCATTGTCACTCCAGAGACAGGCGCTTTGTGCTCCACTGTAATTAAGTGCTCCTCTTGACGAGCTGTCAGTGGCACTGTTGTGTGCGCGCCAGCAGCCAGCCTCCTGCCCCAGGCTGTTTCAGCTTCTTCCAGGCTGCACGGCACTCCACTCGGCTAGAGCAGATCCACTGCACACCTGCAACTGCAACATGACACACGCGCTCTCATCCATGTTCAGAAACAATGGCTGCGTGTTGGATCTGCGTTCGTCTTTAGTTTACCCCTTTTCAAGAACTATTAAACCAAAGTTTTGGGTGTCCTTTGGGGGGGACCTGTCTGGCTACAACTTTATACTCGCCTGCACAGAATGACGTTTGAGTGTGTGCCGGGTTCTTTCGGATCTCCGACTGTGCTAATAAACCTTGCATCGGTGCTCTATAAAGGAGAAGCAAATGAGCTCGGATCTGCGCGTGCGCTGCTGCAGTCTGAACTGTGCACAAGTTTTTTGCAGAGCAGTGTAGTACGTTCACACCTCAGGAGCGATGAACGTTTATGGTTCTCTTGAAGTGCGGTAATATTAAAAGATGGATATTCTAGCGGTAAAGCACATAGGAAGGGTGCTTTTGAAAATAGACTGGTATATTTCCTGATTTTTATGTTCCAGGGCAGAATTTTCTCCTAATAAAAACATCATTAGGTGATTTAAAACAGGCTGCGTTTTGAAAGTGACCCTGTAGGTTTCGTTAATGAAGGCTCATTTCACCTGAGCATTGTAATAGCACTTCACCCACTGGGATTGAGacgctggaaaaaaaaacattccccgATGTGGAGTAATTCTCTGCAGTTGGTAATATAAATGTGATTGCCCCCATTTCTTATACATCTTTGAAGCACTAAGAGTTTTAAAGGACCCTGCTGTCATGGGAGTCATTTGCTGTGCCAACCACCAATTTAGACAAAACATGTCTGAAAACAGAGCAGTATAGAGAGGAAGTCAAGTAGTGTTCACAGTGTAGTAAGGCCTAGCGAAGACCAGGCCTTCTCCATGCTTTTTCTTAACATTGCTTTTAGTGGGCAGTTCTTCTGgcattatttcagaaaatcccAATGGGATCACAATAGGAAGTGATCCAATTGAGCCATGAAGCTGAAATATTAAGACTACAACCCGAGCAAAAATCTCCATTCCCTTGTGCAGTTCGGACTAGTGGACAGCCTGCTAGCCCTTGGTGTGGGGAGGGCATACTCATGGCTGCAGATGGTTTTGTACTCCAAAGGTCTAACACCCTTACACTGGGGCAGTGGGAGAATctgccatacagtatgtctcctgaGGCTCCTGCTTTAATGAAATCACATGCTGAACCTGCGTCTCTTTCAGCTGCACGTATACTGAACAATTACCTGGTTCAGGTACCTGCCGACTCCTCCCTGTGTCCACAGAAACTACCTTCAAAACCACAAACCTCCATCTGGGGGTGGGAAGCAGAGTTAGAAGGCAAGAGATTAAGAAGAGTTGCAATAAATTTTTCCGTTTGTTAGCTGACTCTTTGTTGGCACGGGTTACTCTTGTTTGTGCCTTCGCTGTGCCTGTGGTATTTTTTGCGTCTGTAAGGGCTATTGTGATCCAATTACTTTAAACCCCGTTTGAATAGCATTGAGGATATCGCTCTGCATGTGCGCGTCTCTGCATGCCTTTGTTTTGCTGGCATTGGCCTGTGCTCGGTTTCTTAGGTTTCTCTTTACTGGCGGAGATTTTGCACGTCTGACCAGGTGCTGCGAGGGCGCAGGCGTACCTGACCAGCTCGCTGTCTGTGCGTCCCTCTAGGTGGTGAAGGTGTTCGGCGAGGACGGGAGGAGCCGGTCTCTCTGGGTTCCCGCGGCGACCACGGCTCGGGACGTCTGCAGCCTGCTTGTCCAGAGGGCTCACTGCACTGACCAGGAGAGCTGGGCCCTCATAGAGCTGCACCCTTCCCTGGGGCTGGGTGAGACAGCGCCACAGCACCGTCggcaggggaggggaggggagaggcAGGGTATGGAGTTCAGATCTGCGACGTTGGCATGATAGTGCTTTCAGGAGAACAAGAAACATTGGGGCTGTAGATGAAGTAGGGCAGAGGATAGCACAGAAGGCGTGCGTACAGGGGGCCAGTCGTAAAATGTCCGAGATGGGAGGGAAGGGAATAGGAAAAGTGAAAGGAGGGAAGGGCTGTCCTCCGGGGAGGTGTGTGGTCGTGTGAGCTCATTCTGCCCCCCACAGTGTACTGATGGCTGTCCCAATCCTTCCACAGAGCGCTGTCTGGAGGACCATGAAACAGTGGTGGAAGTGCAGGCCACCTGGCCTCTGGAGGGCGATAGCAAGCTGCTCTTCCGGAAGAACTACGCCAAGTATGAGTTCTTCAAGAAGCCCATGGTACGGCAGCCTCCCTATCGGAGCTTGTGCTTGTTTTTCCTCTTGCATAAACGTCTAATTCCGGTATTAGTGAAATTGTCCGTGTGCAATTGATAGTTACCATTGTTTTCAGGATTTCAGAATTTAAGGGTTTAAAGATGCATAAAAAGTCCTGCCGGAGACTGAACCTCTAGCATGAGGACTGGCCGTCGGTGGTATAAACTGTGATGCTGCCCTGTCCTGCAACCCTTTTTCATGCGTTTATGATGGTTTTCTTGTGTGTCCCTTGTTCTCCAGCTCTTCTTCCCAGAGAACATGATTTCTGACTGCACAGATGTGAACAAGGGCATGACCTCGTCAGAGCTCATCCAGGTGAGAGCTCTGGGTGTGGGGTGGAGTCAGGGGGATACGGGAGAGGGAGGATGAAGGGGGAGGGGTGATACCGGACATTAATCTGCAGTCACGTGCATCTCCAACTCTTCTTGCAGAACCTGCTGAACTCGGGTAGCTGTCCAGAGATCCAGGGTCCTCTGCAGGTCAGGGAGCCCGGGCGCAAGGCCTGGAAGAGAGTCTACTTCTTCCTGCGGAAGTCTGGCCTCTACTGTTCCACAAAGGGTTCCTCCAAGGTCAGGCACCAGGCAGGACATCCTCAGGGGTCCTCAGGTGTACAGAACTGCACCTTCAGAAAGGCAAACGTTGCAGAACCTGTCTTCAGGGATGTGTAGCAAGTTCTGCACTAAGCTCAATGATCTTCAGCTAGAAGCTGCAGCAACGTTGCCTTTCATTAGGTACAAGACGGAATTTGATTAACTTACAGCAAACGTGAAATTCATTTTGTCTGCCTGCATGGTAGcttatactatttcagcaggtGAAGCACAAAGAAAGCCAGTGACTTACAGTGTTTCTCAGGTAGGTAACGGATATAAACAAGTGTGAGTAGGTGGCTGTGTCAGcgtgtgtaggctgcaaaggaatatataaatgtttattccatgctgaaacgaAAAGACAACTTTTGGCTTTGGAACGTTCTTAAGATTCAGACACCTGAAGTAGGAtctacagccaaaatgttgtctctatcatttcagcacagaataaacctttacctgttcctgtaAGATATAAAGCCTAGTTTGCACACTCGTGTCTGCCTGTGAGACTCTCTATTCTACCATCCCTGTAAGTTTCTCCTTCTGGTGTGCTCAGTTGAACTCGGGTGGAAGATTGTGTTGTTTGGTATAAAATGCAGTGGTCTGTAATGGCTGAAGCCAGGGAGTGCCTGACTGGGAGATGTTCTTCAAACCCTTGTCTGTCAGGAGCCGCGGCACCTGCAGTACGTGGCTGATCTTGAAGAGCTCAACATCTATGGTGTCACTCACGGCCGGAAGCTGTACAGCGCCCCCACCGACTTCACTTTCTGCGTTAAGGTACAGTGGCCTGGGTCTGGTCCCCCTGGGGGGCTTCCCTCTAGGTGCTGTAGAGCACTGAAAAGCACTTTGCTCAAGTAGCAGCTGGACCGCGTGAAACTCCTGAAGGGCAGGAGTCATTGAAACGCAGTTCCACCACGGAGTGAATTTGGCCCCAGGAGTTGATTTAAGCCTTTCCAGCTTGGGCTTTTCATGCTCAAGGAGGAGTATATCTTAGAAACAAATTCAGTATCTCGTCTAAGCAGTCaaggctgtttttttccaaGCTGACTTCTCTCAAAGTGGTGGGCAGAGCCATTTATTGAATTACTTAGTGAGTCTGTTCTGTCGCCTTCGTACGAATCTGAAATGTATCCACGATTTGTATATTGATGCACAAGTTTTGTTTATTACGGATTATTTTAAAACGGCAGACTGGGTGAAGGGAGAAATTCCTACACTAATTGAATTAAAGGGAAACCTTTTAAGTAGACTGGTTCGCACGAGAGGCTAGAACACCACTTGAAAATGTCATGTGAAGAACAGTTCCTCCTACATCGGCGTTCCTGCCTAATTGCACACTGCGTAATTATTACACATAACTGCTCACACACTTGGCTCTTGAGAAACTGAAGATTTATACTCCAAGTACAGGTGGTTGTAATAATAAGCTTGTCTTCCTTTTAGGCTAAACTGGGGGCCATCAGAATTAAAGCAaagcaatattaatattaaataacaaCAGGAGAAATATGCATGCCacaaaaatccaaaacaaagatcttttaaaaaaaaaaagaaattctgatCCAAATGTACTCGTGTAAGGTCACTGTAAGGGTCTCGGATCATGTCGGCTGGTTTCCACCGTGCAAGCTTTGAGGAGCAACGTGCACACTCGCAAGATTTGATCACAGTCAGTGTGGGAGTTGTTCATACTTTTAAGAAAATGATCAAACCTGAGTGTTCATGGGGAGACCAGTTTGATTCAGGAGTTGCAAGAACAATCTAAAAGTGCTTAGTGATTTGTTTTGTATGAAAGTAACCTTTTATATGCCACAGTTTTCTTAGTCTGTTAAACATatttaattgcctttttttattCTAGTGTTAAAGACCGCGCATGATCCCAAATTCCTGTTGTGTGCATTTGCGGGGCTGCTTTCGATGTAGCTGGATCCCATGAGCGCGGGGGGTTCTAGCCCTGCTACAGGGGCTCTCGCACTGGCAGGATCAATAATAGGATTGATTTGAAGTCTTTAGCTGTTCTTCCTTCCTGAACTCTTTTGGAGGCTCCCTAACCGTCTTGTCGCTTAAGGTTTCTGGGTAGGAGAACGATTCCAATCAAGCTTCTTATTCGAGTCCCAGACTGGGTTAAGTGTAGAGCTTGGTTGGAACAGAAAGCAGTGGACATGGGAGGGCCCCCCAGGACGGGGATGGGAGCCCCCTTGTCTCAGTGTCCTGCTTGGGGGGGACCGTGCTGACATGCCCGCTGTCCTCTGCCCTGGCAGCCCTGCCGGAACCGCGCCCGCTCTCGGGAtatgaagctgctgtgtgcagAGAGTGAGCAGATGCGCACCTGCTGGACCACCGCCTTCAGGCTGTTTAAGGTGAGCGTTGTGCACGTGGCCTGCTCACGCCGGGGGGCTGCCAGTGTCCACCGGCCTATTCGGGGGCCATACAACAGCGGGGAGTTACTGTGAGTTTTGCTCAGACCTCTGTCTGTGCAGTGACTTCAGTTGCACTTAAAATGGGAGCAGGAATAGGGGGTGAATGTTCCCATGGCTAAGGTAGGCATGCTTCAGAGTGTGAACCCAAGGTCTGGCTTAGTTGTCAGCAAGGATATGGGACTTCACAGCATGCAATGTTGCGATCTATCAATCCACAGTCCTACTTGCACCTTCTCCATCTTTTGTCTTGAGTGTTAATGTGCCGGGTCTTTTTCACCCGATGCCAATCTAGAGTGTGTGTTTTGCAGTACGGCAAGCAGCTCCACTGTAACTACCAGCGGTCTCTGTCCACGTGCAACCAGGAGAACACTCTGCGTCAGAGTGCCAAGGTGAGACCTGCCGGGCCGGCCCCCCTGAGCTCCACAGCAGCAGCAAAATCTGCTCTGCAGCTTTATGCCAATGGAACCTGCCATCGTCAACACGGTTGGGTATTAATGGACAAAAGGCATACCGTATATGCATATCTACCCACTGGCTGAGGGATTGGGAATCCTCATTGGATAACACGTTGGGCTTTTGCCAATATCCAACAAGATGGGAGTAACCATCTGACTTGGAGTTCCTGGTATTTTGTCAATTTAACCTTTATTTCTACATAAGCAATCTTAAATTTGACATAAACGTTGAATAATGTCTTTTGCGCTGTGTGAGAAATAAAAGCAGTACAAGCTGCCGACCACAATTCAAATGCCTTAAGGCTAGAATGTGGTACGG containing:
- the grb7 gene encoding growth factor receptor-bound protein 7 isoform X1, whose product is MMILLVSEPKEDAMENEGPPRGVCKEMDRQGDDGMNGQEAHPSGALSPETDDFPSPKTTNPPTVKRSQPLGISNGRSKGEESKTISLPSIPNPFPELCSPSNSPILIGTPLGKGTPPSGNTHVVKVFGEDGRSRSLWVPAATTARDVCSLLVQRAHCTDQESWALIELHPSLGLERCLEDHETVVEVQATWPLEGDSKLLFRKNYAKYEFFKKPMLFFPENMISDCTDVNKGMTSSELIQNLLNSGSCPEIQGPLQVREPGRKAWKRVYFFLRKSGLYCSTKGSSKEPRHLQYVADLEELNIYGVTHGRKLYSAPTDFTFCVKPCRNRARSRDMKLLCAESEQMRTCWTTAFRLFKYGKQLHCNYQRSLSTCNQENTLRQSAKRCVSEASLVAMDFSGKAGGRVIENPREAQSAEQEEGQAWRKKTALRCSLPNSCSSSRNTLIHQAQPWFHGRVSRREAQKLIEEQGLVDGMFLIRDSQQHAGCFVLSLCYKLKTKHYLIIPCEEEGRRYYTMDDGVTLFIDLLQLVEFHQINRGILPVCLKHHCTRVAL
- the grb7 gene encoding growth factor receptor-bound protein 7 isoform X2; protein product: MMILLVSEPKEDAMENEGPPRGVCKEMDRQGDDGMNGQEAHPSGALSPETDDFPSPKTTNPPTVKRSQPLGISNGRSKGEESKTISLPSIPNPFPELCSPSNSPILIGTPLGKGTPPSGNTHVVKVFGEDGRSRSLWVPAATTARDVCSLLVQRAHCTDQESWALIELHPSLGLERCLEDHETVVEVQATWPLEGDSKLLFRKNYAKYEFFKKPMLFFPENMISDCTDVNKGMTSSELIQNLLNSGSCPEIQGPLQVREPGRKAWKRVYFFLRKSGLYCSTKGSSKEPRHLQYVADLEELNIYGVTHGRKLYSAPTDFTFCVKPCRNRARSRDMKLLCAESEQMRTCWTTAFRLFKYGKQLHCNYQRSLSTCNQENTLRQSAKRCVSEASLVAMDFSGKAGGRVIENPREAQSAEQEEGQAWRKTALRCSLPNSCSSSRNTLIHQAQPWFHGRVSRREAQKLIEEQGLVDGMFLIRDSQQHAGCFVLSLCYKLKTKHYLIIPCEEEGRRYYTMDDGVTLFIDLLQLVEFHQINRGILPVCLKHHCTRVAL
- the grb7 gene encoding growth factor receptor-bound protein 7 isoform X4 — its product is MMILLVSEPKEDAMENEGPPRGVCKEMDRQGDDGMNGQEAHPSGALSPETDDFPSPKTTNPPTVKRSQPLGISNGRSKGEESKTISLPSIPNPFPELCSPSNSPILIGTPLGKGTPPSGNTHVVKVFGEDGRSRSLWVPAATTARDVCSLLVQRAHCTDQESWALIELHPSLGLERCLEDHETVVEVQATWPLEGDSKLLFRKNYAKYEFFKKPMLFFPENMISDCTDVNKGMTSSELIQNLLNSGSCPEIQGPLQVREPGRKAWKRVYFFLRKSGLYCSTKGSSKEPRHLQYVADLEELNIYGVTHGRKLYSAPTDFTFCVKPCRNRARSRDMKLLCAESEQMRTCWTTAFRLFKYGKQLHCNYQRSLSTCNQENTLRQSAKRCVSEASLVAMDFSGKAGGRVIENPREAQSAEQEEGQAWRKKTALRCSLPNSCSSSRNTLIHQAQPWFHGRVSRREAQKLIEEQGLVDGVKRRAAGTTQWTMG
- the grb7 gene encoding growth factor receptor-bound protein 7 isoform X3 → MENEGPPRGVCKEMDRQGDDGMNGQEAHPSGALSPETDDFPSPKTTNPPTVKRSQPLGISNGRSKGEESKTISLPSIPNPFPELCSPSNSPILIGTPLGKGTPPSGNTHVVKVFGEDGRSRSLWVPAATTARDVCSLLVQRAHCTDQESWALIELHPSLGLERCLEDHETVVEVQATWPLEGDSKLLFRKNYAKYEFFKKPMLFFPENMISDCTDVNKGMTSSELIQNLLNSGSCPEIQGPLQVREPGRKAWKRVYFFLRKSGLYCSTKGSSKEPRHLQYVADLEELNIYGVTHGRKLYSAPTDFTFCVKPCRNRARSRDMKLLCAESEQMRTCWTTAFRLFKYGKQLHCNYQRSLSTCNQENTLRQSAKRCVSEASLVAMDFSGKAGGRVIENPREAQSAEQEEGQAWRKKTALRCSLPNSCSSSRNTLIHQAQPWFHGRVSRREAQKLIEEQGLVDGMFLIRDSQQHAGCFVLSLCYKLKTKHYLIIPCEEEGRRYYTMDDGVTLFIDLLQLVEFHQINRGILPVCLKHHCTRVAL